The Epinephelus lanceolatus isolate andai-2023 chromosome 14, ASM4190304v1, whole genome shotgun sequence genome has a window encoding:
- the kctd12.1 gene encoding BTB/POZ domain-containing protein KCTD12.1, which produces MALADTERGVSNCGGDSPFSEIIELNVGGQVYVTRHKTLIAVPDSLLWTMFSKKSPKELARDSKGRFFLDRDGFLFRYILDYLRDLNLVLPDYFPEKSRLQREADFFQLRDLAKRLSPRVSKDNSISEEISQSDTEEGAQQCGSSGGMETLRAMSVSGAMRSPSLDSRKSGYITIGYRGSYTIGRDIQTDAKFRRVARITVCGKTSLAKEVFGDTLNESRDPDRPPERYTSRYYLKYNFLEQAFDKLTEVGFHMVACSSTGTCAYTSNDPNEDKIWTSYTEYVFCRD; this is translated from the coding sequence ATGGCACTTGCCGACACAGAGCGCGGAGTGTCCAACTGCGGCGGTGACTCCCCGTTCTCAGAGATCATCGAGCTGAATGTCGGCGGACAGGTTTATGTCACCAGGCACAAAACTCTCATCGCAGTCCCAGACTCGCTGCTGTGGACCATGTTCAGCAAGAAGTCACCCAAGGAGTTGGCGAGAGACAGCAAAGGGCGCTTCTTCTTGGACAGAGATGGGTTCCTGTTCCGCTACATCCTAGATTACCTCCGGGACCTGAACTTGGTGCTGCCGGACTACTTCCCCGAGAAAAGTCGGCTGCAGAGGGAGGCTGACTTTTTCCAGCTGCGGGACCTCGCCAAGCGCCTCAGCCCCCGGGTGAGTAAGGACAACTCAATCAGCGAGGAGATCAGCCAGAGCGACACTGAGGAGGGCGCGCAGCAGTGCGGCTCATCCGGCGGCATGGAGACTTTACGCGCCATGTCGGTCAGCGGGGCCATGCGCTCCCCGTCCCTGGACTCCAGAAAGTCGGGCTATATCACGATAGGATACCGCGGCTCGTACACCATTGGCAGGGACATCCAAACCGACGCCAAGTTCAGGAGAGTGGCGCGCATCACGGTTTGCGGGAAGACGTCTCTGGCCAAAGAGGTGTTTGGGGACACGCTGAATGAGAGCAGGGACCCGGACAGGCCCCCGGAGAGATATACATCCCGGTACTATCTCAAGTATAATTTTCTAGAGCAGGCGTTTGACAAGCTGACAGAGGTGGGCTTCCACATGGTGGCCTGCAGCTCCACAGGCACCTGCGCCTACACCAGCAATGATCCAAACGAGGACAAAATCTGGACAAGCTACACTGAATATGTCTTCTGTCGGgattaa